A region of Streptomyces deccanensis DNA encodes the following proteins:
- a CDS encoding NADAR family protein has translation MTIYFYGADEVPYGCFSNFSDHGFDLDGLWWPTSEHYFQAQKFAGTRHAELVRRARTPLRAAELGRDASKPLRRDWERVKDDVMRRAVATKFRTHGDICEVLLSTGDEEIVEDTTADHYWGRGRTGTGKNMLGKILMRTRSRLRAELAELAEEHNGVGRPRR, from the coding sequence ATGACGATCTACTTCTACGGTGCCGACGAGGTTCCGTACGGATGCTTCTCGAACTTCTCCGATCATGGCTTCGACCTCGACGGGTTGTGGTGGCCCACTTCGGAGCACTACTTCCAGGCGCAGAAGTTCGCCGGCACCCGGCACGCCGAACTCGTCCGGCGCGCTCGTACTCCACTGCGGGCAGCCGAGCTGGGGCGTGATGCGTCCAAGCCTCTGCGGAGGGACTGGGAGCGGGTCAAGGACGACGTGATGCGCCGTGCGGTGGCGACCAAGTTCCGTACGCATGGCGACATTTGTGAGGTTCTGCTGTCCACCGGTGACGAAGAGATCGTCGAGGACACCACCGCGGATCACTACTGGGGGCGCGGCAGGACCGGGACCGGCAAGAACATGCTCGGAAAGATCCTCATGCGCACCCGCAGCCGACTCCGCGCCGAACTCGCCGAACTCGCCGAAGAACACAACGGTGTTGGCCGCCCTCGCCGGTAA
- a CDS encoding bifunctional 3-(3-hydroxy-phenyl)propionate/3-hydroxycinnamic acid hydroxylase encodes MGDSFDADADADADADADADVAIVGLGPVGATAANLAAELGLSVVAFDRATAVESRPRAIGLDHEAMRVFANLGLADALAPHTMPYRPSEYRNRHGQVIKRLDTAPPPHPLGWAPNYVFLQPELEGALRRRLADADGVEVRLGTTVTDVRADDEGARVEAVDDTGERRTYRARYVLACDGGGSRTRTRLGLSMRDLEFDEPWLVVDILLRPGAGETLPRTNVQYCETERPSTYVVGPGRLRRWEFMINKGEVPEDMTDPTVVRTLLSRWLRPGEYDLWRAASYRFHALVLRQWRAQRLFFLGDAAHMTPPFLAQGMCQGIRDASGLVWKLAAHLRGGAGDHLLDTYQLEREPHVVQVTAAAKEFGRIICERDELAAARRDAELLAELAASPRGTIRQSLIPGLSGGFVAPERFPVRGHILPQPQVTDSAGRSALLDEFTGTTFRLVLTDEADDSAVAAALSKHRAEGSFPVELVHLHQGAAPARQGAYREETNVLSAWLSEHSCEAVLARPDHYTFGGVHDAADLDGLLTAARQRWTRVAAAG; translated from the coding sequence ATGGGTGACTCATTCGATGCCGATGCCGATGCCGATGCCGATGCCGATGCCGATGCCGATGTCGCGATCGTGGGCCTGGGGCCAGTCGGTGCCACAGCGGCCAACCTGGCCGCCGAACTCGGGCTGTCCGTCGTGGCCTTCGATCGCGCCACCGCCGTGGAGTCGCGGCCCCGAGCCATAGGCCTCGACCATGAAGCCATGCGCGTCTTCGCCAACCTGGGCCTGGCCGACGCCTTGGCGCCGCACACCATGCCGTACAGGCCGTCCGAGTACCGCAACCGCCACGGACAGGTCATCAAGCGGCTCGACACCGCACCACCACCCCATCCGCTGGGCTGGGCGCCCAACTACGTCTTCCTCCAGCCCGAACTAGAAGGCGCGTTGCGTCGGCGCCTCGCCGACGCCGACGGCGTCGAGGTGCGCCTCGGAACGACGGTGACGGACGTGCGTGCCGACGACGAGGGCGCTCGCGTCGAGGCGGTGGACGACACCGGTGAACGGCGGACGTACCGTGCGCGGTACGTCCTCGCGTGCGACGGCGGCGGCAGTCGCACCCGGACACGACTGGGGCTGTCCATGCGCGACCTGGAGTTCGACGAGCCGTGGCTGGTGGTGGACATCCTGTTGCGGCCCGGCGCGGGGGAGACGCTTCCCCGGACCAACGTCCAGTACTGCGAGACGGAACGCCCCAGCACCTACGTGGTGGGGCCGGGCCGTCTGCGCCGCTGGGAGTTCATGATCAACAAGGGTGAGGTCCCGGAGGACATGACCGATCCCACCGTCGTCCGTACGCTTCTGTCGCGGTGGCTGCGGCCGGGGGAGTACGACCTGTGGCGGGCGGCCTCCTACCGTTTCCACGCACTCGTTCTGAGGCAGTGGCGTGCCCAGCGGCTGTTCTTCCTCGGAGATGCCGCCCACATGACGCCTCCTTTCCTCGCGCAGGGCATGTGCCAGGGCATCCGGGACGCCTCCGGCCTCGTATGGAAGCTGGCCGCGCATCTGCGCGGCGGTGCCGGTGACCATCTCCTCGACACGTATCAACTGGAGCGTGAGCCCCATGTCGTCCAGGTGACGGCCGCTGCAAAGGAGTTCGGGCGGATCATCTGCGAGCGTGACGAGCTTGCTGCCGCGCGACGGGACGCGGAACTGCTGGCCGAGCTGGCGGCCTCGCCCCGGGGAACGATCCGTCAGTCACTCATCCCGGGCCTCAGCGGGGGATTCGTCGCCCCTGAGCGCTTCCCCGTCCGGGGCCACATCCTGCCGCAGCCGCAGGTCACCGACAGTGCGGGACGGAGCGCGCTGCTGGACGAATTCACCGGCACCACCTTCCGCCTTGTGCTGACGGACGAGGCGGACGACAGTGCCGTGGCGGCCGCGCTGAGCAAGCATCGGGCCGAGGGAAGCTTCCCGGTCGAGCTGGTCCACCTGCACCAGGGCGCGGCACCAGCCCGACAGGGCGCCTACCGGGAGGAGACCAACGTCCTGAGCGCCTGGCTGAGCGAGCACTCGTGCGAGGCGGTCCTGGCTCGACCCGACCACTACACCTTCGGCGGCGTTCACGACGCGGCCGACCTCGACGGGCTTCTCACCGCCGCCCGGCAGCGGTGGACGAGGGTGGCCGCCGCCGGCTGA
- the paaZ gene encoding phenylacetic acid degradation bifunctional protein PaaZ — MTFCPCQASLPSDESGLFAMLQSYLRDTWTTPTATHASAAEVHDAVTGDLVCHVSSEGLDLDAAFTHARRVGGPTLRALTFHQRADLLDALAAAVRARREELYALSSRAGATLNDARYDVDGGIRVLRDYATRARAELPDAPVLVEGPAERLGRGEDFLGVHLCTPSPGLMLQVNAFNFPVWAPLEKLAQALLAGLPSVVKPATPTAYLTAHLVRIAAESGTLPPGALQLVVGSVRPALDLLREQDVLSFTGSAATAATLRTHPNVVARSVRFNAEADSVNAIVLAPDVDPGSPLFEAFVREVVTEMTVKAGQKCTAIRRVLVPRQHESAALDAISSELAGVTIGNPTAEGVRMGAVVSLAQRDDVRRAVRRIAESGRFVHGDPDKVRVVDADAERGAFLDTLLVSADPDAAAPHEVEPFGPAATVLAYRDTAHAMDLVARGRGSLAASVVGDDLAWTTAFVQQAAPWHGRLHLLDSTNMAQTTGHGSPLPALRHGGPGRAGGGSEMAGIRGVVDLMQRTALQVSPRLLDALSA, encoded by the coding sequence GTGACGTTCTGCCCCTGCCAGGCAAGTCTCCCCTCCGACGAAAGCGGTCTGTTCGCCATGCTCCAGAGCTATCTGCGGGACACCTGGACCACGCCCACGGCCACGCACGCGTCGGCGGCCGAGGTGCACGACGCGGTCACCGGTGACCTGGTCTGCCACGTCTCCTCCGAAGGCCTCGACCTCGACGCGGCGTTCACCCACGCACGACGCGTCGGCGGACCGACCCTGCGCGCCCTCACCTTCCACCAGCGAGCCGACCTCCTCGACGCGCTCGCCGCCGCCGTCCGAGCCCGACGCGAGGAGCTGTACGCCCTGTCGTCCCGGGCCGGTGCCACCCTCAACGACGCCCGCTACGACGTCGACGGCGGCATCCGCGTCCTGCGCGACTACGCCACCCGGGCCCGGGCCGAACTGCCCGACGCCCCCGTCCTCGTCGAGGGACCGGCCGAACGGCTGGGCAGGGGCGAGGACTTCCTCGGCGTCCACCTCTGCACCCCCTCACCGGGCCTGATGCTGCAGGTGAACGCCTTCAACTTCCCCGTCTGGGCCCCGCTGGAGAAGCTGGCCCAGGCGCTGCTGGCCGGACTGCCCAGTGTGGTGAAGCCCGCCACCCCCACCGCCTACCTCACCGCCCATCTCGTGCGGATCGCCGCCGAGTCCGGAACCCTCCCGCCCGGAGCACTCCAGCTGGTCGTGGGTTCGGTACGCCCGGCCCTGGACCTGCTGCGGGAACAGGACGTGCTCTCCTTCACCGGCTCGGCCGCCACCGCCGCGACGCTGCGCACCCACCCCAACGTGGTGGCCCGCTCGGTCCGCTTCAACGCGGAGGCCGACTCCGTCAACGCCATCGTCCTGGCGCCGGACGTCGATCCCGGATCTCCCCTGTTCGAGGCGTTCGTCCGCGAGGTCGTGACCGAGATGACCGTCAAGGCGGGCCAGAAGTGCACCGCCATCCGCCGCGTCCTCGTCCCGCGCCAGCACGAATCCGCCGCCCTCGACGCGATCTCCTCCGAGTTGGCCGGCGTGACCATCGGCAACCCCACCGCGGAGGGCGTCCGGATGGGCGCCGTCGTCAGCCTCGCGCAGCGGGACGACGTACGCCGGGCGGTGCGCCGGATCGCCGAGTCCGGCCGCTTCGTCCACGGCGACCCCGACAAGGTCCGCGTGGTGGACGCGGACGCCGAGCGGGGTGCCTTCCTGGACACCCTCCTCGTCTCCGCGGACCCGGACGCCGCCGCACCGCACGAGGTCGAGCCGTTCGGACCGGCGGCGACCGTGCTGGCGTACCGCGACACGGCACACGCCATGGACCTGGTGGCGCGCGGCCGAGGCAGTCTCGCCGCTTCCGTGGTGGGCGACGACCTCGCCTGGACGACCGCCTTCGTCCAGCAGGCGGCACCCTGGCACGGGCGACTCCACCTGCTCGACTCTACGAACATGGCACAGACCACGGGGCACGGATCGCCGCTCCCCGCCCTCCGGCACGGTGGCCCTGGGCGGGCCGGCGGCGGATCGGAGATGGCGGGCATCCGCGGCGTGGTGGACCTGATGCAGCGCACCGCGCTCCAGGTCTCACCCCGGCTGCTGGACGCGCTGTCCGCCTGA
- a CDS encoding VOC family protein, which yields MTIQSLGYVGIGTPDPTAWADYARTVIGLAVEPGDPEGPVRHRLRMDQHPFRMWLTEAETGGVTVIGWEVRDHMAIEAMTVRLKEAGIDVTVGTEEECQDRQVARMVHFTGPLGIRTELFCGRRLAPSQFVSPLGVDFVTGEQGLGHVVMKTPHVQEAVDFYCDVLGFRLSDTADYPWGTFYFLGCNPRHHSIAFIRSYKNEGTHHILCEVTSPEEVGRALDRTREHDVKLMATLGKHANDGMFSFYMNSPAGFGIEIGAGGVQVDEATWVSRVYTADIWGHHPVA from the coding sequence ATGACGATCCAGAGCCTTGGGTACGTGGGCATCGGCACGCCCGACCCGACAGCATGGGCGGACTACGCCCGCACAGTGATAGGCCTCGCGGTCGAGCCCGGAGACCCGGAAGGGCCCGTACGTCACCGGCTGCGGATGGACCAGCACCCGTTCCGCATGTGGCTGACGGAGGCGGAGACCGGCGGCGTCACGGTCATCGGCTGGGAGGTCCGCGACCACATGGCGATCGAGGCGATGACGGTGCGCCTCAAGGAAGCCGGCATCGACGTCACCGTCGGCACCGAAGAGGAGTGCCAGGACCGCCAGGTGGCCCGGATGGTGCACTTCACCGGCCCGCTCGGCATCCGCACCGAGCTGTTCTGCGGCCGCCGCCTCGCCCCGAGCCAGTTCGTCTCACCGCTGGGCGTGGACTTCGTGACCGGGGAGCAGGGGCTCGGACACGTGGTGATGAAGACGCCGCACGTGCAGGAGGCGGTGGACTTCTACTGCGACGTCCTGGGCTTCCGGCTCAGCGACACCGCCGACTACCCGTGGGGCACCTTCTACTTCCTGGGCTGCAACCCCCGACACCACAGCATCGCCTTCATCCGGTCGTACAAGAACGAGGGCACCCACCACATCCTGTGCGAGGTGACCAGCCCCGAGGAGGTCGGGCGCGCCCTGGACCGCACACGTGAGCACGACGTCAAGCTCATGGCGACGCTCGGCAAGCACGCCAACGACGGGATGTTCTCCTTCTACATGAACTCGCCGGCCGGCTTCGGCATCGAGATCGGCGCGGGCGGAGTGCAGGTCGACGAGGCCACCTGGGTGAGCCGCGTCTACACCGCCGACATCTGGGGCCATCACCCGGTCGCGTGA
- a CDS encoding carboxymuconolactone decarboxylase family protein: MPEKARVRPVDEADLQEKTLASLAPYRDQDGRIYTIWATLAHHEDALRRFLVFGNHVLGKNTLPLRSRELMILRIAARAGAAYEWDQHVRIARRAGLTDGTLLAAATGAWDDLDELDRVLLGATDSLLDRQSVDDELWSRLEAHLSVEQIIDVLYTVGQYLTIATVINTLGVQVEGEAALPLPQLPDHKEAAA, from the coding sequence GTGCCCGAGAAAGCCCGCGTGCGGCCCGTCGACGAGGCCGATCTGCAGGAGAAGACCCTGGCGTCGCTGGCGCCGTACCGCGATCAGGACGGCCGGATCTACACGATCTGGGCGACCCTGGCGCACCACGAGGACGCGCTGCGCCGCTTCCTCGTCTTCGGCAACCACGTGCTGGGCAAGAACACCCTGCCGCTGAGGTCCCGCGAGCTGATGATCCTGCGGATCGCCGCCCGGGCGGGGGCGGCATACGAGTGGGACCAGCACGTCCGCATCGCCCGCCGGGCGGGGCTGACCGACGGGACGCTCCTCGCCGCCGCGACCGGCGCCTGGGACGACCTCGACGAACTCGACCGGGTACTGCTCGGCGCCACCGACTCGCTGCTCGACCGCCAGAGCGTCGACGACGAGCTGTGGAGCCGTCTGGAGGCGCACCTGAGCGTCGAGCAGATCATCGACGTCCTCTACACCGTCGGCCAGTACCTCACCATCGCCACCGTCATCAACACCCTCGGCGTCCAGGTGGAGGGCGAGGCCGCCCTGCCCCTCCCCCAGCTCCCCGACCACAAGGAAGCAGCCGCATGA
- a CDS encoding fumarylacetoacetate hydrolase family protein, whose amino-acid sequence MKLANLAGRPVVVRDDRALDIATASKGAIEARLEVLSDLSLHDELRTLAERAAEADWQPFDRRDLGRVAKPYKAIGVALNYRAHAEESNLPVPDEPSVFAKFASSVVGPYDDIVVEPQYDKVDFEAELVVVMGRVGKNISEADAWSYVAGVTAGQDVSDRREQWRKPINQFTLPKSYDTFSPIGPFLVTVDEFEDPDDIEVAGWVDDLEVQRGRTSDLIFPVPALIAWLSKRVTFEPGDLIFTGTPAGCGVRRTPRLYLTEGKVLRTEVTGVGTMVNPVVGG is encoded by the coding sequence ATGAAGCTCGCCAACCTCGCCGGCCGCCCCGTCGTCGTCCGCGACGACCGCGCCCTCGACATCGCCACCGCCAGCAAGGGCGCGATCGAGGCCCGCCTGGAGGTCCTCTCCGACCTCTCCCTCCACGACGAGCTGCGTACGCTCGCCGAGCGGGCCGCGGAGGCGGACTGGCAGCCGTTCGACCGGCGTGACCTGGGCCGGGTCGCCAAGCCGTACAAGGCGATCGGGGTGGCCCTCAACTACCGGGCGCACGCCGAGGAGTCGAACCTCCCCGTGCCCGACGAACCGTCCGTGTTCGCCAAGTTCGCCTCGTCCGTCGTCGGCCCCTACGACGACATCGTGGTCGAACCGCAGTACGACAAGGTCGACTTCGAGGCCGAACTCGTCGTCGTCATGGGCAGGGTCGGCAAGAACATCTCCGAGGCCGACGCCTGGTCGTACGTCGCGGGCGTGACCGCCGGGCAGGACGTCAGCGACCGGCGCGAGCAGTGGCGCAAGCCGATCAACCAGTTCACGCTGCCGAAGTCGTACGACACCTTCAGCCCGATCGGCCCCTTCCTGGTCACCGTCGACGAGTTCGAGGACCCCGACGACATCGAAGTGGCCGGCTGGGTCGACGACCTGGAGGTCCAGCGAGGCCGGACCTCGGACCTGATCTTCCCGGTGCCCGCGCTGATCGCCTGGCTGTCGAAGCGGGTGACGTTCGAGCCCGGCGACCTGATCTTCACCGGGACCCCGGCCGGCTGCGGTGTCCGCCGCACTCCGCGGCTGTACCTGACCGAGGGCAAGGTCCTGCGTACGGAAGTCACGGGCGTGGGCACTATGGTCAATCCGGTCGTCGGCGGCTAG
- a CDS encoding MarR family winged helix-turn-helix transcriptional regulator produces the protein MTDTVRETEIAGASRTREFSELLRHHHRELGTTEPRDLDAIEMVTDLTRLEARLTKDFEKHVHRPLGLTWAGFRILNALWVYGPLGQQDIGRVSGSTRASISSALATLESRGLVTRERVESDRRQLFVELTAEGRETLRQAIEAQTKRERAWTGVLRDDQLSELVHLLRTLVNQDTPAAD, from the coding sequence GTGACGGACACCGTGCGCGAGACGGAGATCGCCGGCGCGAGCCGGACCCGGGAGTTCTCGGAGCTGCTGCGCCACCACCATCGTGAGCTGGGCACGACCGAGCCCCGGGACCTCGACGCCATCGAGATGGTCACCGATCTCACCCGCCTCGAAGCCCGGCTCACCAAGGACTTCGAGAAGCACGTCCACCGGCCGCTCGGCCTGACCTGGGCGGGCTTCCGGATCCTCAATGCCCTGTGGGTCTACGGCCCGCTCGGCCAGCAGGACATCGGCCGGGTCTCCGGATCCACCCGGGCCAGCATCTCCAGCGCGCTGGCCACCCTGGAGAGCCGGGGCCTGGTCACCCGCGAGCGGGTCGAGTCCGACCGCCGCCAGCTGTTCGTGGAGCTCACCGCGGAAGGCCGCGAGACGCTGCGCCAGGCCATCGAGGCCCAGACCAAGCGCGAGCGCGCCTGGACCGGCGTACTGCGCGACGACCAGCTCAGTGAGCTGGTTCACCTGCTGCGCACCCTGGTCAATCAGGACACTCCGGCCGCAGACTGA
- a CDS encoding cupin domain-containing protein, which yields MVRRVVTGVDPSGKPVIVSDGEPPVSRQYTHTPGFARSLVWNTTAPAAPSADPTETLKSYVPAPGETIALTVTFPPASVYADPSWDPAAAAAEQLEGTPGLAELFEPENPGMHTTPTVDYGVVLGGEIVLDLDGGETTVLRPGDLCVQNGTRHAWRNLGTEPATVFFVLIGAETSS from the coding sequence ATGGTCCGTCGTGTCGTCACCGGTGTCGATCCCAGTGGCAAGCCCGTGATCGTCAGCGACGGAGAGCCGCCCGTCTCACGTCAGTACACCCACACCCCCGGCTTCGCCCGTTCCCTGGTGTGGAACACGACGGCTCCCGCCGCCCCGTCGGCCGACCCGACGGAGACCCTGAAGTCCTATGTGCCGGCCCCTGGCGAGACGATCGCCCTGACCGTCACCTTCCCGCCGGCCAGTGTCTACGCCGACCCGTCCTGGGATCCCGCCGCCGCTGCGGCCGAGCAGCTGGAGGGCACGCCCGGTCTCGCCGAGCTGTTCGAACCGGAGAACCCGGGGATGCACACGACCCCGACGGTGGACTACGGCGTCGTGCTCGGCGGAGAGATCGTCCTCGATCTCGACGGCGGGGAGACCACGGTCCTCAGACCTGGTGACCTCTGCGTGCAGAACGGCACGCGCCACGCCTGGCGCAACCTCGGCACCGAGCCCGCCACGGTGTTCTTCGTCCTGATCGGCGCGGAAACCTCGTCATGA
- a CDS encoding cytochrome P450, producing the protein MSAPATGGSHAGAPATAAPGAPVVDLDLADLRRDPYPAYARLRAEAPLAWVPSVGRHLLTRYDDIVHAEKLPEVFSSREEGSLLLRTVGPNMLREDDPEHRRLRAAAEPPTRPRQVRNLWAGAFEKTAHELLDRIARRGEADLIADFAEPLAAANLALVLGLRNATAGDIADWSRAMMAGNSNYADDPDLWLRAERATRAIEDAVAEIAAAVRREPDGSVISSMVNAAEPVGLTEIQNNVKVIIGGGVNEPRDVFGVGAWALLSRPDVQRRVLGEPALWKRVFEETARWVSPIGMYPRQLTQDHDIAGVRLSAGSRVALVIASGNRDESVFERADEFDIDRPHRPHLAFGGGPHFCMGAWVARHEVSALAWPLVFDRLKQLRLVEGAADRVEGWVFRGLTSLHVTWQAA; encoded by the coding sequence ATGAGCGCCCCCGCCACCGGCGGAAGCCACGCCGGCGCCCCCGCCACCGCGGCACCCGGCGCACCCGTCGTCGACCTCGACCTCGCCGACCTGCGCCGGGACCCCTATCCCGCCTACGCACGGCTGCGCGCCGAGGCACCGCTCGCCTGGGTGCCCTCCGTGGGCCGTCACCTGCTCACCCGGTACGACGACATCGTCCACGCCGAGAAGCTGCCCGAGGTGTTCAGCTCGCGCGAGGAGGGCTCGCTCCTGCTGCGCACCGTCGGCCCCAACATGCTCCGCGAGGACGACCCGGAACACCGGCGGCTGCGGGCCGCGGCCGAGCCGCCCACCCGGCCCCGCCAGGTCCGGAACCTGTGGGCCGGGGCCTTCGAGAAGACCGCGCACGAGCTGCTCGACCGGATCGCCCGGCGCGGCGAGGCCGACCTGATCGCCGACTTCGCCGAACCCCTCGCGGCGGCCAACCTGGCCCTGGTCCTCGGCCTGCGCAACGCCACGGCCGGCGACATCGCCGACTGGTCGCGGGCCATGATGGCCGGCAACAGCAACTACGCGGACGACCCCGACCTCTGGCTGCGCGCCGAACGGGCGACCCGGGCCATCGAGGACGCGGTCGCCGAGATCGCCGCGGCGGTCCGGCGCGAGCCCGACGGTTCGGTGATCTCCTCCATGGTCAACGCGGCCGAGCCGGTGGGGCTCACCGAGATCCAGAACAACGTCAAGGTCATCATCGGCGGCGGCGTCAACGAACCGCGTGACGTCTTCGGTGTGGGCGCCTGGGCTCTGCTGAGCCGCCCCGACGTCCAGCGCCGGGTGCTCGGCGAACCGGCGCTGTGGAAGCGGGTGTTCGAGGAGACCGCCCGCTGGGTGTCACCGATCGGTATGTACCCGCGCCAGCTCACCCAGGACCACGACATCGCCGGTGTGCGGCTGTCCGCCGGGAGCCGGGTGGCGTTGGTGATCGCGTCCGGCAACCGGGACGAGTCCGTCTTCGAGCGTGCCGACGAGTTCGACATCGACCGCCCGCACCGCCCCCACCTCGCCTTCGGCGGCGGACCGCACTTCTGCATGGGCGCGTGGGTCGCGCGCCACGAGGTCAGCGCGCTCGCCTGGCCCCTGGTCTTCGACCGCCTCAAGCAGCTCCGCCTCGTCGAGGGCGCGGCTGACCGCGTGGAGGGCTGGGTCTTCCGGGGCCTGACCTCACTGCACGTCACCTGGCAAGCCGCCTGA
- a CDS encoding 2Fe-2S iron-sulfur cluster-binding protein, producing MPIVIFELPDGTQRKVTADSGTVLMQAAVSHGVDGIVAECGGNASCATCHVYVDARHSELVGPPNDVEDEMLDFTAAERRPTSRLSCQVQLSDALDGLVVRVPEEQV from the coding sequence ATGCCCATCGTCATCTTCGAGCTGCCCGACGGCACCCAGCGCAAGGTCACCGCCGACTCGGGAACCGTGCTCATGCAGGCGGCCGTGTCCCACGGAGTCGACGGCATCGTCGCCGAGTGCGGCGGCAACGCCTCCTGCGCCACCTGCCACGTCTACGTCGACGCCCGGCACAGCGAACTGGTGGGGCCCCCGAACGACGTCGAGGACGAGATGCTCGACTTCACCGCCGCCGAACGCCGGCCCACCAGTCGGCTCAGCTGCCAGGTCCAGCTGTCCGACGCACTCGACGGCCTGGTCGTGCGGGTACCCGAGGAGCAGGTATGA
- a CDS encoding NAD(P)/FAD-dependent oxidoreductase, whose translation MTRTSTAGVVVVGGGQAGFSVVSTLRSSGYDGPVTVCASEPHLPYQRPPLSKKAHTDPVRVELVPESFYRERDIDLRLGDAVVAVDIAARAVTTASGTRLPYEHLVLATGARNRPLPVAGAELDGVHALRSLDDALTIGQALTTAREVVVVGGGFIGLELAQVAQARGARVTVVELAERLLSRAVSPQVQEHLRERHESSGVRILTGTAVQAIEGADHVQRVVTDRGVLPADLVVYGIGAVPRDELARDAGLAVDDGVIVDDQLRSVTDPRVFAVGDCARHPHPCADGLVRLESVQNATDQGALVGRRIAGSAPVPYTNLPWFWSDQGDIKLQIAGLRASTDDVYLATGDSPERLAAYAFRDDRLVAVETLNWPAEHLAARRLLEQSAPVCAADLVGSTLGALTRARRAAGVRG comes from the coding sequence ATGACGCGCACAAGCACCGCGGGTGTGGTCGTCGTCGGCGGTGGACAGGCCGGGTTCAGTGTCGTGTCGACCCTGCGCTCCTCCGGCTACGACGGGCCGGTCACCGTCTGTGCTTCCGAGCCTCATCTGCCGTACCAGCGGCCGCCGTTGTCGAAGAAGGCGCACACGGATCCCGTCCGCGTCGAGCTGGTGCCGGAGTCCTTCTACCGCGAGCGGGACATCGATCTGCGGCTCGGTGATGCCGTGGTCGCCGTGGACATCGCCGCCCGCGCCGTGACCACCGCCTCGGGAACCCGTCTGCCCTACGAGCACCTCGTACTGGCGACCGGCGCACGCAACCGGCCGCTGCCCGTCGCCGGCGCCGAGCTGGACGGCGTCCACGCCCTGCGCTCACTCGACGACGCCCTCACCATCGGCCAGGCGCTGACGACGGCCCGCGAGGTGGTCGTCGTGGGCGGCGGGTTCATCGGGCTGGAGCTCGCCCAGGTCGCCCAGGCCCGGGGCGCGCGCGTCACGGTCGTCGAGCTGGCCGAACGGCTGCTGAGCCGGGCCGTCTCCCCGCAGGTGCAGGAACATCTGCGGGAGCGGCACGAGAGCAGCGGCGTACGGATCCTCACCGGGACGGCCGTGCAGGCCATCGAGGGCGCGGACCACGTACAGCGAGTCGTCACGGACCGTGGCGTGCTGCCCGCCGACCTCGTCGTCTACGGCATCGGCGCCGTCCCCCGCGACGAGCTCGCGCGGGACGCCGGTCTGGCGGTGGACGACGGCGTGATCGTCGACGATCAGCTCCGCTCGGTCACCGATCCACGGGTCTTCGCCGTGGGTGACTGCGCTCGCCACCCGCATCCGTGCGCGGACGGGCTGGTCAGGTTGGAGTCCGTGCAGAACGCCACCGATCAGGGGGCCCTGGTCGGCCGCCGGATCGCCGGTTCCGCCCCCGTGCCGTACACGAACCTGCCGTGGTTCTGGAGCGACCAGGGAGACATCAAGCTCCAGATCGCCGGACTCCGCGCGAGCACCGACGACGTCTACCTCGCGACCGGAGACTCCCCGGAACGGCTGGCGGCCTACGCCTTCCGCGACGACCGGTTGGTGGCCGTGGAGACGCTGAACTGGCCCGCGGAGCACCTGGCCGCCCGGCGGCTGCTGGAGCAGAGCGCGCCGGTGTGCGCCGCCGACCTCGTGGGATCGACACTCGGCGCCCTGACCCGGGCTCGACGGGCGGCGGGGGTGCGCGGATGA